The region aaattaatttaataaataagtggttgaataaaaaaatattacattcgatattttgtatttaaaggttgttaaaaaattatttttacaaatttttattttcaaattttctccaattttacaaaatatttttaatgaaaatgaacttatttttattatttttcataaatattttaaatgtttacaAATACTTACTGTTAatctttaatttataaattcTTTCAGACATCAATCATTTCGGGGAAGTAGAACTAAAAGTAACTTTAATGTCcatttaatctcaattttttGGAGTTTGTAAATGTCAAATTATTCTACTTTAACACTATTGgtgttttattgatttttttttatacagGTGAGGAAATGAGAtgccaaagtgttttaaatatggtgttttaccaaattattaaatatataaaaataatattaaatcataatttttataGCAATTTATTGAAGGCTAATATATCAGTTTTTTACccttcacaaatttaaaatttagtccttatactttatattttgaaatttaattattttttagatatcaaaatttAGATCAAATTGTTAAGACGTGAAAATTAGTTTATGAAATCAATAGTTAGCAATTGGACTAGAGGTGTTTATGGGTCGAGTTGGACCGAGTTTGAACTAGATTAAAGCATTATATTAACATACTTTGTGCTTGCCCAAGATCGACTCTACTTGAAATATGAGCCCATAAATTTATCAAAGCTcatccatattattttttattttttaaaaacgatttatattatttttaatttaatatttaataattttatatttttttttatttattacaattttatacataaacATCTTACTttttctaatatttatattataatattatatattattatagatttaatttttgtgttataaattatgatatatacatataacataatataatatattataaaaatataaaatgggtTAGGTCGAGCTCGGCctaatatttttgtctaaatcATCTTAAGTTTCAAGTGGGTCTTTGGGCTTGAGTTGAATGTGTAGCCCGACCCATGAAAAGGTCTAATTGTTAAACTTGAATTTGAAAATCTGAAAAAGagagagactaaattcttaattCGTGAAGAGTAAAGGGACCTATGAGAGATTTTAACCTTATGTTATGCAGTAATAATAACTACCCATCCTCTGAGTTTATGATGTTTCATGAAATGATTTCATTTGATCTTATGGTTCCCCATTTTACAAGAAGAAATCGTTATCAAAAATGGGAAATGACGCCAAGAAGGTCTTAAGAATTCAAAGATTGATTAACGGTAactgttaagaaatggcttaaaattggtagtggattgttgttgttggtagtgggttgttggtggtagtggattagtggatggttgttggtgtccattttcaaccacaaatctttgccaaagttttggacaattatgtccttgaactctcttataaatagagaggttcattagccatattgatcatcccaaaaccaagagagagcaaagcttgttctttgaaagctaggattttagctttcgggttttctataggggttgagagttgtgaggttctcgggttgtgtcttgagtgtaaaacacttgtaatcttcatcttgttatagtgaaatttcttttcgcctctgcccgtggacgtaggcattaaagccgaaccacgtaaatccttgtgttcactttatttttcgttccggtcaatttacttgtagtcatatcggagttctcgaatcgatcctttccgcaacaaattggtatcagagcgtagttgaaggagtgataatattttctgaattgccctgtgactgcagctttgtctgatctttcacatcaggaagaaaatattatcattcattcaaaggttccaaattatggctacaagtgtttcatcgactaagtatgatgtcgagaaatttaccgggaaaaatagtttcagtttatggcgcatcaagatgcgggcagtgctggttcaacaaggattgctaaaagcattgtctggtaaagataaattaccaagcacgctttcggaagagcaaaaggatgacatgctagaaagagcacatagtgctattctgctatgtctaggagatgaagtgctacgagaagtagcggatgagaaaaccgcgtccggtttgtggctccggttagagagcaagtacatgacgaagtcattgacgaaccggctctacctcaagcaaagactctatgccctgaagatggaggaaggtacacctgtttcccagcacctggataaattcaattccattatcatggatttgaataatatcgataacaaaatcgatgatgaggaccaagcaataattgttttgtgttctttgcctccctcgtatgagaattttgttgatacaatgatgtacggtcgtgatgacctgactctagaggaggtgaaaaatgccttaagttccagtgagttgaggaagaaaatcactggtaaggtggtcgaaaacaatgaaggcgaaggcttggttgctcgaggaagatccaaggcaaagggtggaagttcaagtaaaagccatcctagatcgcagtccaagaagagaatacagtgctactactgtaagaagtacgggcacatgaaggtagattgtccgaaaaggaaggagaaatcagaatcacaggagcaacaaaatgatcgtgcgaatgtagctgatgcagattcttcaagtgatgccgagatcgttcttgcagtatccgactcttacgctggtgggagatggattcttgatacgggagctacatttcatataagtacttcgaaagatgcattctcaacatacgagaagcattctggttcagtactaatgggaaatgaccacgcatgtcaagtcatggggattggcacagttcgtataaagatgtttgacggtattgttagaactctaactgatgttcggcacattccagaaatgaagaaaaatttgatctctttgagtacgttggacaagaaaggctttcggtactctgctgaaggtggagttctcaaggtattctcgggtgctttgactgtgatacgtggtaatttggagcggggcctttacttcctcgatggttcctcggttacaggtgttgcgggagtgtcatcatcagatgatctagattctgacaccacgaagttatggcatatgcggctcgggcatatgagcgagagaggcttatcggtgctaagcaaacgaggattattgtctgggcagtgtacaggaaagttgaatttctgtgagcactgcgtcttcggtaagcagactcgggtaaagttcagcactgggattcacaagacaaaaggcacagtggattacttccattctgacctttgggggccttctccgacaatttctaaaggtggttacagatatctgcttacctttatcgatgattactcgagaaaggtttgggtgtattttctgaagagcaagtatgaggttctcatcaacttcaagcaatttaaagctttgatcgaaaatcaaacaggaaagaagatcaagcgattccggacggataatggcttggagttttgctcaggtgaattcaatgagttctgcaaaaatgaaggaatagtgagacaccgcactgttcgtcgaacaccacaacaaaatggagttgcagaacgcatgaatagaactctcttggagcgagctcgttgcatgcgatcaaatgctgggctcggtgaagaattttgggctgaagctgttaatactgcttgttatttggttaacagatctccgtcaacagctattgagctgaagactcctgaggaagtatggtctggttctcctgctgattactctggtttaagagtgtttggctgccctgcgtatgctcatgtaaatgagggaaaactcaaaccgagggcgaagaaatgcatatttcttggatacggccaaggggtgaaaggatacaggttgtggtgtcctgatccggtttcgtccaagttcatcatcagcagagatgtgacttttgatgagtcatccatgcttcgatccaccacaaattcccgggaaaaggaggagtcagatagaatgggagatcacggtgttgagaagcaggtggagtgtcaggtggacgctccaattcctacggaaggtacttcagtccaggatgatcaagttgaggtgcaagattccgatgaagatgagtcacctcaagaaaaaccatatagcattgccactggaagaacgaagagacaaatcaaaccaaatccgcgttacgctaatctggtgtctttcgcgctcagtgtggcggagtccattggtatagaaccttccagttataatgaggctgtcacgtgtgatgagtcggcacagtgggcaattgctatgagtgaggagatagaatctcttcacaagaaccatacttgggagttggttaagccgccaagtaaccagaagatagttggttgcaaatgggtcttcaagaaaaaggaaggcatcctaggggttgaaacaactagattcaaggcacgattggttgctaaaggcttcactcagaaagaggggattgactacaatgaagttttctccccagtcgtaaagcattcttccattcgtgtattacttgccatggtggccaagtctgatctagaacttgagcagcttgacgtaaaaacggcgttcttgcatggtgagctcgaggaaacaatctacatgcgtcaaccagagggttttacagttcctggtaaagaagaccatgtctgtctattaaagaagtctttatatggattgaaacaatccccaaggcagtggtacaagcggtttgatagcttcatgattcagcatggttacacaagatgtgactatgatgcttgtgtctatcatcggaagctctcagatggttcgcacatttatttgttgctgtatgttgatgacatgttaattgcttccaaaaacatgtcggaaatcaacaagttaaagtcgcagttgagtggtgagttcgagatgaaggatctgggtgctgccaagaaaattttgggcatggatattcacagagatcgcaaggcgggcaagcttcgtgtgtcgcagaagaactacattgaaaaggttcttcaacgcttcggcatggataaagcgaaaactgtgagtactccgttggcaccacatttcaaactctctgcagagttgtcaccacaatctgatgaagaaaagcagcaaatgtctcacattccatactcgagtgcagttggaagcgtgatgtatgcaatggtttgcactcgtccagacatttcacatgcagttagtgtggtcagcagatacatgagttgtcctggcaaggaacactggcaggccgtgaaatggattctcaggtacttgagaggttctgcagatttatgcttggtatatgatcagagtgactgcactagcagtgtcacgggctatgtggactctgattatgctggagatctggacaaaagaagatctctgacgggttatgttttcacttattctggaggagccattagttggaaagctgtgttacagtctaccgtagccttatctatgactgaggcggaatatatggcgttagcagaagcagtgaaagaagcattgtggatgaaaggtctagtaagcagtttgggtttacaacaggatttcactgttgtattttgcgatagccagagtgccatacatctgactaaaaatcagatgtttcatgaacggaccaaacacattgatgtcagatatcattttgttcgggaacatgttacgcaaggtgacattgttatcagcaaggttgctaccgagaagaatcctgcagatatgttaactaaggtgatccctgcatataagttcaagcattgcttggacttgataggtattcgggattgattagcaccagagaggcgtttggaagaggtgatccagttcgaggaattcactatgatgttcagcttggtaaatttcaagccaaggtggagatttgttaagaaatggcttaaaattggtagtggattgttgttgttggtagtgggttgttggtggtagtggattagtggatggttgttggtgtccattttcaaccacaaatctttgccaaagttttggacaattatgtccttgaactctcttataaatagagaggttcattagccatattcatcatcccaaaccaagagagagcaaagcttgttctttgaaagctaggattttagctttcgggttttctataggggttgagagttgtgaggttctcgggttgtgtcttgagtgtaaaacacttgtaatcttcatcttgttatagtgaaatttcttttcgcctctgcccgtggacgtaggcattaaagccgaaccacgtaaatccttgtgttcactttattttttcgttccggtcaatttacttgtagtcatatcggagttctcgaatcgatcctttccgcaacagtATTGTTTTATCGTAacaattagtaattaaaatatatagatatgtaATTTTTATCTCTCCAAAAGAGTGGTGCTTTGAACATGATAATGTTTTAACCATTTATCTTCAATGCAATGCAACATTtaagggtttttatttatttatttatttattttgaagaaaTTGCAAATTATTTCATTGTCTTCAACTCTTTCCCCCATCTGAATCTCTTAGCATTTATTTTTTGAACAGTTTTGTCACTGAAAATGGCGAAACATTGAGCTGGAATATAGATTTTTACGAGGTGGAAGATAAATAGTACACCCCTTGACTTGACCACGCCAATGACATTCAAAGCACCCTCAATTTTGCAGAAAAGTCCACGAAtccagaaattattttttaaaattaaactgtAATTTTATTgcagaaattttaccgtttattATATTAATCCCTATAAGTATTGAGTGAATTCTAACAGGCTGGAAATTTAATGGGTACTTTGAAGAGAAAAAATTAGGACATACTAACTTAGAGCAAACCATATATTCCTTCTTCAACAACCATAACATTATTAGTAACATAAGTTGGTAGCTGTCGGATTCTCTGAATTGAATTGAAGCCGACCCTTTTCTGCCATTTTCATAAAGCTCAAGCAATCGTGAAGTAATTACTTCCGATACTTACAGgtgaattaagaaaaaaaaaatttaaatggattgaaattgaattatacaatttcatagaaatatttttgatataatgCTTATAATTACTCATATATCCTTTGTAACCCTTAAATAGTATAAGAGGATAAATGTACTTGAACTTATGTCTTTTTACACTAATAATAATGctcataccaatcgagttaagactcaatcggccaagtaaaacaaaatttaataagtaCTTTATAAAATAGAATTGTTTGTTTAAGCAATCGATAATGATGTTtataatcatatatgtatataactgAGAACCCAATGTTCCATGaacaattataatttataaacccCATAgagaaattcaaataaaataatcaattttttaaataagtttgaAATCAAACATTTCTATCTCACAAATTTAATTAACTCTCCTAAATCTTTATGTTCAAAAAACGCAAAAAAGAAAAACCCCTAAaaactcttcttcttttttaaggCTCCAAATAAACAGGTAAAAGTGCACTACTTTTAGACCTTCTACAATGACCAATAGAAAAAAAAGATCTTCTCACTCTATTACTACTACAACCAGCTTCAATGGGGCTAACCTCACTCACTTGCCGGCCACCGTTCAACCTTATAGCTTCTTGTACCGCTAAATATAGCTGTCGATCCGCCGATGAATCCATTGAAATTGACCTTCTTATTGGTTGAATCACAAACTGTTCATCTTTATCTCTAATATCAATACATTCATCTCCCATACTACTCCCTTTACGGTACTTCCTTGTTTCTTTTTTCGGCAGCTCAATCTTCCATGGCGAAGCCGACACCGGTACGGGTATTGACCCATCCCCTGTTTGGTTGTTGTTAGTTATTTCAATCACAACGAAATCTTCATCGCCACTAATGACAGCTTCGTTATACGGATTGGGATCTCGTGATGTTGAGCTCAGAGCAATGATGGGGTCAAGTTGGAACCGATCATTAGATATACATATACTCGTTCGACAAAGTGGACAATTAGCATTGTTTTGAAGCCAAGCATCGATACAATCTATATGGAAAACATGGCTGCAATTCGGAATTATTCTTAGCTTCTCGTCTTGGTTGAATTCGTTCAAGCAAACCGCACATTCACAACTCTCTCCTTCATTCTTGAATTGAAATATCGGGATTTTCCTTATCACCGATTCATCGAGTCCTTTACGTTGTTCCGTTGCCGGCGAATAAACCATTAAAGTGTCTTCGGGTCGTCTTCGTGATAAAGAAAACCGTCTTAAAAGATCAATCCTTTGCCAATTGAGACAACATTTGATGACGAAGATGTAATAGCTGAGTAATAAGAAAGCTGTTGCTAAAATTCCTAAGACAGCGATGGCTATGATAGGGAAACTTGTATCAGATGAATGGGAATGTGAGCTTAAGATTGACTTACCTGGACTTGTGATTGGTGAAAGTGGTTGTGAGGATTGGATTTTGGTCACAAGATCCATTTAAACACACGGAAAAGAACAAGTTGTTCAAAGTTCAAGCAATGCAGAGAAAAGGGTTTATTTGGATCTTCAAAACAAATCAAACATACAAAGGTTTACACATTGAAAGAGGAGCAAAAAGGGGGTCAATCAAAGAGACATGTGAAAAGGGAAGAAGATGGAGAAGAGAgggggaaaagaaaagagaaaaaaccaGGCGGGCTATAAATGAGGGAGGTGTTAGGGACAAGAAAATGGGTACATTATATGTTGAATTAAATGGATTTTTTTAAGGTAACTAAAAGTCCCTATATTATTGTATAAAgttcattttagtcattttattaaaaattgtttcaaattagtcattgtatattaaaattttattaaaatcacAACATTATTACAATTTGTCGTGAATTTGAATAAAATGTATTTTACCCAACTGATTTACCCATATAAAAAAGCTCAACCATCTTAAAAAAAATAGTGCACTTTTTAATCATCTCTTgcttaaaaaatacataatttttttggGATAGTTAGGTTATTTTATAAGCCGGATCAAGTCATGGGTAAATTAGTTGAGTATtatatatttcatctatattatctacaatttaataataaattataaagatgtcatgatttggaaaaaaattaatacaggaGAATTAATTTAGAGCAATTTTTAGTAGAGGGACAACAATGAACTTTACATAAAAATATAGGGATTTTTTATAAACTTTGaccaatttttgaaaaaggaaactTTATTTTAAGggaaagtaattaaaaaataggGTCTGAAATGTGAGTACGTAGTTGGTGTGAAATTTTTCTATCAAGTTTCCACGACAAGTTTTCTGgcttggaaaaaaaaaacttgttttcAGACTTTCGGTGTATCGATTAttgtgaattaaaaaataaattattttttgtttaattaattaattaagtgacAGCAGGTACGGGGGAATAGAAAAATTGGGGGACTAAAATCGAAAGGATTGGCCCACTACTTTGAATTATAGAGTTTGACATGTATTAAGCTTGGGGACCAAGAATATGGGTAAAGTACCTACTAAGTCTCTTTATTGTAGCGACTAGTTTGAACTAATCcctatattaattaattaattattaggatatttatggttaaaatatattattcagctaatgtttttaaagattttttatttgaaatatttcctTTGGAATTGAACTGACAAATGAGAAAcatagttttatttatttctttttgctaGTCCATGGATTAAATTAGGTTTTGATTAAATCTATTTTTCTTGACATAATGTTTAGGATTATCTATAGCCTCTcatcaacctataaataggaagataatgcgttttagcacactcgaacccacatcATCCTAATTAGATATAaacttgtaaaattaaaataaagtttgagATAAGTAATTAACGAAtagtagaagaaaaaaaaaccttcgatatttttgttcacatttcaaatgcttaaactaataatttttatttatttaacattgCTCTTTCTAAATAAACAAACAAGCAAATAAAATTGTGATGATTAAGGCTACccaataatagtagtaataattgAAGCAAAACAATTAATTGGAATCAATAGAAAAGGTTGgcatttatcaaattaatttgggATGTATAAGTATAAGGATTAATGCTTTTTCTAAGAAGTCCTTGACTTTTCATACACACTCATATTAGTTTTGTCAATCATCATCAATcataaataaaggaaaaagagTTTCAAAAGTCACATGCAAGCCATCAAATATTTCTTTATAAACAAAATTGTCAcatcaaattaaaattgaattattttaaaattttaatagataaaaaaacattaaaaattgaataaattttttttaatgcatGCGCTTCAGCGTATTCGAACCTATATCCTCCTACACTAACAATTATActaatactaattaaattaaaactcaatctacaattgaataaatcaattaaattaaattaaaaattagtattGTATGTTCATATATGCAAAGACAAGCAAGTTTCAAAATCATAAGATTTGAACTCTTGCATTTAAGTCAAAGGATTTTCTACTTCTAACCATTATTTTTTACACAATCGAGATATGATTTGCTTAATATTTTAAAGACATCTTTATATAaaacattttgatatatttaaatattttataaaaaattaattgttgattaatgaaataaaatagaataaattggTCACCTTCTATAATCAACCTTGTGTTTacaccataaaaattaaaaacttaagcGACACGGTTTGGGAAAAGTTAACGTTCAAATTCCAAATGTcctaaaataaatttagacaTTTTAGTACACAATAATAATACTATTATTGTTGGAATTAAATCGGTTAGATTAAAAATTCAAACTAATCTTGAAGTAA is a window of Gossypium hirsutum isolate 1008001.06 chromosome D08, Gossypium_hirsutum_v2.1, whole genome shotgun sequence DNA encoding:
- the LOC107929029 gene encoding RING-H2 finger protein ATL16, with amino-acid sequence MDLVTKIQSSQPLSPITSPGKSILSSHSHSSDTSFPIIAIAVLGILATAFLLLSYYIFVIKCCLNWQRIDLLRRFSLSRRRPEDTLMVYSPATEQRKGLDESVIRKIPIFQFKNEGESCECAVCLNEFNQDEKLRIIPNCSHVFHIDCIDAWLQNNANCPLCRTSICISNDRFQLDPIIALSSTSRDPNPYNEAVISGDEDFVVIEITNNNQTGDGSIPVPVSASPWKIELPKKETRKYRKGSSMGDECIDIRDKDEQFVIQPIRRSISMDSSADRQLYLAVQEAIRLNGGRQVSEVSPIEAGCSSNRVRRSFFSIGHCRRSKSSALLPVYLEP